From the Ciona intestinalis chromosome 2, KH, whole genome shotgun sequence genome, one window contains:
- the LOC108951028 gene encoding DEAD-box ATP-dependent RNA helicase 42, with product MQSKGGTYKTNSEVRQSTKHRESESHHRHKDKYEKKKMKPEREKTARTDETHRHRRDEQNYDSYGQTNDITSKKEKSRHKERTRTRTEERKHKREKRNSFDLGKNEKNKKDKEKITQTRSKSADSAADFSQTEQREPKNETFTVQKVFTSDEIAQMSRRKKRHEKNLPISAIRNGELSSATVMEQPKEEVYRKSGTWHPIIGEFPDRNYENNVSSSSSRFSTKLMNLKEEKGRKPLKKKEIADIQKREDKISEKRSTTSTRHGKEKDKTQQREYEHNSPSKQPPSPLRVKNTLENSTKYLDIGDSGSDKNGKPRVVEVDARTQHPAGEVVFRINMDDVENNTKPDGFSSALSKKWRRTKSWVKRAGLMERKETRETQVAAVDVPNLLVDGSTQCGGLMESKETQTLIEHTTSETQTSALSKSRSSQTKVKTKDQDIQTMAEMMSLGTQTEDEDHPVWGGSHVSLDRLVRCKGMRRRATTSKRKDDDSLDKSIFKRSATLPNKLQVIEEESVKELRAYNWTQTDRFIKLNISHSGAHLLPSNKIKIQTNGANLKLTIDTSSNSNKQQQQQRYHTANTQTLHS from the exons ATGCAGAGCAAGGGAGGTACTTACAAGACCAATTCTGAAGTGCGGCAATCTACCAAGCACAGAGAAAGTGAATCACATCATCGCCACAAAgacaaatatgaaaaaaag AAGATGAAACCTGAAAGAGAAAAAACAGCAAGAACTGATGAGACGCATAGACATAGACGTGATGAACAAAACTATGATTCATATGGACAAACTAATGACATAACAAGTAAGAAAGAAAAATCAAGACATAAAGAAAGAACAAGAACACGAACTGAAGAAAGGAAACATAAAAGAGAAAAACGAAACAGTTTCGACCTTggaaagaatgaaaaaaataaaaaggataaagaaaaaataactcAAACGAGAAGCAAGTCTGCAGATTCTGCAGCAGATTTTAGTCAAACAGAGCAAAGAGAaccaaaaaatgaaacatttacGGTTCAAAAAGTTTTCACTTCAGATGAAATTGCACAAATGTCAAGAAGAAAGAAAAGGCACGAGAAAAATCTTCCAATAAGTGCAATTAGGAACGGGGAATTATCAAGTGCTACTGTGATGGAGCAACCAAAGGAAGAAGTTTATCGAAAATCAGGGACATGGCATCCAATTATTGGGGAATTCCCTGATAGAAACTATGAGAATAATGTTTCTTCTAGTTCAAGTCGATTTTCAACGAAGCTTATGAACTTGAAAGAGGAAAAAGGTAGAAAGCCattgaagaaaaaagaaattgcTGACATTCAGAAAAGAGAAGACAAAATCAG TGAAAAGAGGAGCACCACCTCCACAAGGCATGGCAaggaaaaagataaaactCAACAACGAGAATACGAACACAACAGTCCTTCTAAACAACCACCATCTCCACTGCGCGTTAAAAACACTTTGGAAAATAGTACAAAGTACTTGGATATTGGAGATAGTGGTTCGGATAAAAATGGCAAGCCAAGAGTGGTTGAGGTAGATGCACGAACACAACACCCTGCTGGTGAAGTTGTGTTTCGTATCAACATGGATGATGTAGAGAATAACACAAAACCTGACGGTTTTTCTTCTGCTTTAAGTAAGAAGTGGAGGAGAACCAAGAGTTGGGTGAAACGAGCAGG gtTGATGGAGAGAAAAGAGACAAGAGAAACGCAAGTTGCTGCTGTGGACGTACCCAACCTGTTAGTGGATGGTTCTACACAGTGTGGAGGTTTGATGGAGAGTAAAGAAACTCAGACTTTGATCGAACACACAACGAGTGAAACACAAACTTCAGCGCTGTCAAAAAGCAGAAGTTCACagacaaaagttaaaacaaaggATCAGGATATCCAG ACAATGGCAGAGATGATGAGTTTGGGAACACAAACGGAAGACGAGGATCATCCAGTATGGGGAGGATCCCATGTAAGTCTTGATCGTCTTGTTCGATGTAAAGGGATGAGAAGAAGAGCAACAACATCAAAGAGAAAGGATGATG ATTCACTGGACAAGTCAATTTTTAAACGCAGTGCGACGCTTCCAAACAAACTTCAAGTCATAGAG GAAGAAAGTGTGAAAGAATTAAGAGCTTATAATTGGACACAAACTGACCGGTTTATCAAACTGAATATTTCACACAGCGGGGCACACCTTCTTCCaagcaataaaattaaaatacaaacaaatg GAGCAAACCTGAAATTAACTATTGATACAAGCTCCAATAGCAacaagcaacaacaacaacagcgcTACCATACTGCCAACACACAGACTTTACATTCCTAA
- the LOC100183317 gene encoding uncharacterized protein LOC100183317 gives MTNLKNIPVHQKVDLWASFSAILLLWNTPFMFSVVTNNHLRLFFPNEMLMHGPILINTSAAESDPYRLQCNPHFKTFYQNESYFTSQFKGEVLEKAKSEEFLALPDVQSSLFELKNGTNQSRILFAFRASEICELILPNLETGGCMRYDKIVSDCLDGDCGTDPNLCWWSSANFTYLAVMTHAFLFLPGFVFVLLLLYDPPIIGLGWITKPILPAFCLTVSGLVALISAVVTALNISKYVRQQILYDTYPGFEPTYGTSWYCAIVEGIGTFGAGVCFIYVAFCTPPYPRNGNRVRKRRELFAENLEKLGKTEKIV, from the exons ATGACGAACCTCAAGAATATTCCTGTACATCAGAAAGTCGACTTATGGGCTTCCTTTTCAGCT ATCTTGCTGCTATGGAACACTCCATTCATGTTCTCTGTGGTGACCAACAACCACTTGCGACTCTTCTTTCCCAACGAGATGTTGATGCATGGACCTATCCTTATCAACACTTCTGCCGCTGAATCCGACCCATATCGTTTGCAATGCAACCCCCACTTCAAAACGTTTTACCAAAATGAATCCTATTTTACGTCACAGTTTAAGGGGGAAGTTTTGGAGAAG gccAAATCTGAAGAGTTTTTGGCGCTACCGGACGTACAATCCAGCttgtttgaattaaaaaatggaACCAACCAAAGCAGAATTTTGTTTGCATTTCGGGCGTCTGAAATTTGTGAACTGATTTTACCCAACCTTGAAACTGGAGGATGCATGAGATATGACAAG ATCGTGAGTGATTGCTTGGATGGTGACTGTGGAACGGACCCAAACTTGTGCTGGTGGTCATCAGCAAATTTTACTTACTTAGCCGTCATGACACATGCCTTTCTCTTTCTACCCGGCTTTGTGTTT GTGTTGCTGCTCTTGTATGACCCGCCGATAATTGGACTTGGTTGGATCACCAAGCCCATTTTGCCAGCTTTTTGCCTCACGGTATCCG GTTTGGTCGCCCTTATCTCTGCTGTTGTTACAGCTCTAAACATAAGCAAATACGTTCGGCAACAAATCTTATACGATACCTACCCTGGCTTTGAACCAACATACGGTACGTCGTGGTACTGTGCGATCGTGGAAGGCATTGGCACATTTGGAGCTGGCGTCTGTTTCATATACGTGGCATTTTGTACCCCTCCTTATCCCAG AAACGGAAACCGAGTTCGAAAGCGCCGTGAACTTTTTGCCGAAAATTTGGAAAAGCTTGGAAAGACAGAAAAGATCGTCTAA